The Micrococcales bacterium DNA window TTCTAGGTGGGGATAGCCCCACTATCTGCGTTGGGCGCTCCCTAGGTGCCGACCTGTTTGGGCCTGAGCCAGTTTTCGACCACCAAACCCGGCACGCGTCTAATCTCTTTTTCGTTGTCAGTCACAAGCGCCAAACCCAGGCTAAGAGCGTGGGCCGCAATCCACAGGTCGTTCATGCCGATCGGCGTGCCTCGCCTTGCTAGATCGGCGCGAATGGCGCCGTACCGCTCTGCGACACCGCGATCCAGTGGCAACACCGGCATGCAAGCAGCCAAGGCTTCGAGTCGCGGCCCAAAACCGGCCGCCTGGGCCCTGGCAACGCCGTAGCGAAGCTCACCAAGCACGACCACACTGATTGCTGCTTGTCCGGGCAGCAATTCGGACAAATGGGCCGCAACTTGTCCCCTCGGCCGCCTGAGCACTTCGACCACGGCGTTGGTGTCCAACATCAAGATGGGATGGCTTTCCCATTGTGCCGCCATCGTCAAAAGACGTTTTCGTCGAGGGGCATCAGCTCGTCCTCGATTTCCGGCCAGGGTTCGTCAAGGTCGTCCCACTGCGACAGCAGGGATGTGACCGATGCTCCCGGCAGCGGCTCAATCACTAAGCGGGCGCCGTCTTGGTACATCAAGGCGGTGCCGCCGGGCAGCTCAAACTCACGCGGTACGCGCAGTGCCTGGTTACGACCATTCCGGAACAAACTCACTTGGCGGACCTGACCCATCTTCGAACCTCCTCGACTCCAGGCATATTGCTAAGCCTATGCCAATTCGAAGTGAGGCGCAAAGCAAGTGATCAGGCGCAGCACCTAGGCTGCGTCAAGGTCGGCGGGGACGTACCAGAGGTAGGTGAACGACACCATGAACGGGTTGTCCGATCCTCGCTGGGCGCCTCGAGCCTCGGCCTGGGCGGCCACCGTGACCTCGAGTGTGCCGCCCAGTGGAACAGCGATCAACTCCAAGTCGCTTGGCACCTCGTCACCATCTATCCGCACAATCAGCTGGTCCGTGTCCGGGTTGATGAAACAGCCAATCGCGGACCAATCTGCCTCGAAGGCTGGCGGCGCATCTGCCAGCCACACCATCCCGGCCGGCGCCCAGCCGGCGATCGAATCCCACACCCGGGCCTTGGTGGCCCAATCGGGTGCGACCAAAGGGCAGTCTGGCCAGCTCGGATGAGTCGCCGAACCGCCGGCAATTGTCACCGGCAAATCGACCATGGGCGTCATGTTGGTCTCGACTTGGCCCGAGGCCACATCGACAGCCCAGCTACCGCCGTTGGTGGTCGTCATCTCCAAAGTGGGGGACTCGGCATCGGCCGGCCCAGCGATGGCCAAAACCATCCGCGTGCAAAAGTAGGGCGTCAGATCGGCTAGGCCGTCCCCGCCGTCTGTCCCTTCTGGAGCCTCGAGAGCCGGCGTCTTGTCCTCGTTTCGATATGGCGACCACGAGGTCTCAGTCTCCCCGAGGCGGACTGTGAGGTCGACGTTGTCGACTACGGAGGACTCATCTTTGAGATCTGGCGGCATCCCGGGCGGCGATATGTCGATCCGAACCAGCCAAAACACGTCGCCTTCGCCCGGTGGGACAATCTTGTCACCAGCCGACTTAGCCTCACGGTGAAAGGCATCAGCCACAGC harbors:
- a CDS encoding PIN domain-containing protein, whose protein sequence is MAAQWESHPILMLDTNAVVEVLRRPRGQVAAHLSELLPGQAAISVVVLGELRYGVARAQAAGFGPRLEALAACMPVLPLDRGVAERYGAIRADLARRGTPIGMNDLWIAAHALSLGLALVTDNEKEIRRVPGLVVENWLRPKQVGT